From Ananas comosus cultivar F153 linkage group 8, ASM154086v1, whole genome shotgun sequence, one genomic window encodes:
- the LOC109714056 gene encoding ALG-2 interacting protein X-like yields the protein MMLYVPEKKATPASRRSPLGRALATAGVITMRWDIEKPVRGSVPAAALELRRSALLAYYRALPHVARAASGDFVRYAWHDCFRPSKKASTLASAELERAAVLFNLAAVHSRIGAAAVRGVGDGRRRACDAFQRAAGVFAFLREGVARDTAVGCASVDVSAECVGMLEKLMLAQAQECFFEKATADAKHPRLCSKIARQVSLYYEEAATALTAPPLDRHLDKTWRSYAQTKAKLYHAEACYWCSLELHEQGEIAEEIARLKSGLAGLAAVKKLAKGAAASAVSRLELDMSRNLERANRENVTVYFMRVPSESSLPPLPAASLVRRTPMDISYAPLYSSLTSWPDRLALAHPYVCAHTNAVALLHCLILALAHLFVHIYPDLFPTVAKMERRRECWRNGRAGGENGVITGVKGGAKNGGGKRLRMNKIGEETKRMKDNLIILSSYIVNTVSL from the exons ATGATGCTCTATGTCCCCGAGAAAAAGGCGACCCCCGCTTCCCGCCGCAGCCCCCTGGGCCGAGCTCTCGCCACCGCCGGTGTCATCACCATGCGGTGGGACATTGAGAAGCCGGTCCGCGGCTccgtccccgccgccgccctcgagcTCCGCCGCAGCGCCCTCCTCGCCTACTACCGTGCCCTCCCCCACGTTGCGCGCGCCGCGTCGGGCGACTTCGTCAGATACGCATGGCACGACTGCTTCCGGCCCTCGAAGAAGGCGTCGACGCTCGCCTCCGCCGAGTTGGAGCGGGCCGCCGTGCTGTTCAACCTCGCGGCGGTGCACTCGCGGATCGGTGCGGCGGCTGTCCGGGGCGTGGGGGACGGGCGGAGGAGGGCGTGCGACGCGTTCCAGCGGGCGGCCGGCGTGTTCGCCTTCTTGCGGGAGGGCGTGGCGCGGGACACGGCCGTCGGCTGCGCATCGGTGGACGTGTCGGCGGAGTGCGTCGGGATGCTGGAGAAGCTCATGCTGGCGCAGGCGCAGGAGTGCTTCTTCGAGAAGGCGACCGCGGATGCCAAGCACCCCAGACTCTGCTCCAAGATCGCTCGGCAG GTCAGCCTTTACTACGAGGAAGCTGCCACCGCGCTCACCGCTCCACCGCTCGACCGCCACCTCGACAAAACATGGCGCTCGTACGCGCAGACGAAGGCCAAACTGTACCACGCCGAGGCCTGCTACTGGTGCTCGCTCGAGCTCCACGAGCAGGGGGAAATCGCCGAGGAGATCGCTCGCCTCAAGTCAGGGCTGGCCGGCCTGGCCGCCGTAAAGAAGCTCGCGAAGGGCGCCGCTGCGTCTGCCGTCTCGCGGCTCGAGCTCGACATGAGCCGGAACCTGGAGAGGGCGAACCGCGAGAACGTCACGGTCTATTTCATGCGGGTGCCGAGCGAGAGCTCGTTGCCTCCGTTGCCCGCGGCGTCGCTCGTTCGCCGGACCCCGATGGAC ATCTCATATGCGCCTCTTTATTCCTCACTGACGTCTTGGCCGGACCGCCTCGCTCTCGCCCACCCTTATGTCTGCGCCCACACAAACGCtgtcgccctcctccactgtcttatcctcgccctcgcccatcTCTTCGTTCACATCTATCCCGATCTCTTTCCTACAGTCGCAAAAATGGAGAGACGGCGAGAATGCTGGAGGAACGGGAGAGCCGGTGGAGAAAACGGAGTCATAACTGGGGTCAAGGGAGGCGCGAAGAATGGAGGAGGTAAAAGACTGCGGATGAACAAGATTGGAGAAGAGACGAAGAGAATGAAggacaatttgatcattttgtcatcatatATAGTTAACACTGTAtctctgtga